Within the Plasmodium cynomolgi strain B DNA, scaffold: 0057, whole genome shotgun sequence genome, the region TTTGATTTATAACTGGATTTAAagtgttatattttgaagaaccaattattttttcgacATTGCCATGCGCCCAATAGGCCAAATAAGAACAGCGCTCATCATGATCATTTTTGTCCTTTATATTAGATAAATTTTTGGacaataatttacaaaatttcgTAACCCCAGGGTAATCCTTATCTAATGATAATACATTAAAACaataattacaatatttatCGATACCTTCTTCATCGTTTAAATTGGTATACTTCTTATGTGAAGACAACTTACCTAGAATTTCTTCCTgcattttaaacaaaaatgtatttttcaaGAATTATATTATCGTTTTCACGAAAGtaagacttttttttttaattattaaccatgcattacataaataagaaatcataaaaataatattattatagtataataatattcttATTCAAGAATAATTCACAGTATTTTAGGTATATTTACCATCTCTTTGGTAAAATGTGTATCATTATTTTCAAGCCTAGACACACCGGGTTCTTGCCTGTTGGATATTTCTTTGTCTCTATTTGTTGTGTATAAAAATTCTATATTACTACCTggacatttttcttttattaagCTAAAAACTTCATCATTAATTGTAATCCCAAATTTAtctatttcttctttataaATTGAAGAATTGTTACATGTACTTTCCTGTTTCATAACATAgtataaggaaaaaatagacTGTAGATAGTTgcaatattcattttttttcgaatttcCAGTTTCCTTCAGCTTTTTGTTTATGATATCAAAGGCTTCCAGAAATTCAAACaactttttcttatttttgaaatactTTTCATCTACATTAAATGTCTTGTTCAAGCATTTACTATTTGAATTAAGGTTTGATTCATTCATTGTATCCTCCGCAGAATAAAcgtattttataatttcataaCGAATTTTTTGgtctttaaatttatcaaaaacCCAGTAGTTCAAATATAAGCAAAAAttgtccttcattttgtcctCTTCGATggattttaatatattatctttatttttcaatatcgAATCAATAATGCAACAATATTTACGACTCGAAATACTAATATTAttgatattattttgtatggCAATTATACAagcatcatatttttcagaATTCACATAATTCGTATTTAGCtcattataaaatttatatatgacaACAtcattcaaaaaattattctaaaATATGAGAACAAGGAAAgtgtgtaattatttaaaaaattatattgcaGAAAGAGTCATAATTATACACAAATTCCTATATTGTGTTCaagtaaattttaataaaattttatttcaacaTAAAATGGATGTTTACATTTTctgccaattttttaagatcaGTTTCCAGAGTTACTTCAGACATGTTGATAAAATGATATTATAAGATACATGattatgtgtgcatgtacataaaaaatgagatagcataatttatttgtgtattataaatacatgATTATTactttacaaaattaagtaaatatatccatgaaaaaaaatacaaacacTTATTctagaataaaataaaatttagtTCTAtacttaaaaagaaaatgtaaatatatatagtttgtaaaatattaagGTAATGTTTAGAATATTAACattttaagaataaaatagtACTATATCGAAAAGGTATAGTTATACGAGATGTAAatgtatgtaaatatttaattatataattatctaCCTAAAATTGCtaacattttaatataaataagcacaaattataattttattaaattctaTATTTTCTAATAAAATCATtgatttaaaatattttgaacaTTTGAAATGTACTTGAATAAAAAGGGTAATTTTTATGACTACATATTtagttttattattaaaattttgtccttaaaattatattttttacttattataataaataagttAAGGTATATTACTGATGGCTTCTTTAACTAAATACCCactacaaaaattaaaaggtaaATAAGTATAACATTATaaccataaaaaataattaaaatgcgTTATAAATAGAACAACGcatgtatttctttttatcatattaaGTATATACTTCCATATATCACtcttatttaattttatgatgttttgtaaattattttttccttctaaTTACACAAAAGTTATTCTCTGTTGGGTTCTCacttaaataatttctgtaagaatcatttattttttcatattagtATTGGCTCATAGGGATATATAACTATATATGttcaaataatattatatttcagCTTGAAGTAATCACCACAATAAATTACCAAAtataagatatatatatacacaacggcaaataatttatattttaaatataaaaaaatgcatatgtatttataaaagtaatataattaacataatattgacaatttttgttaaattcatgagaaataaaa harbors:
- a CDS encoding hypothetical protein (putative) codes for the protein MSEVTLETDLKKLAENNNFLNDVVIYKFYNELNTNYVNSEKYDACIIAIQNNINNISISSRKYCCIIDSILKNKDNILKSIEEDKMKDNFCLYLNYWVFDKFKDQKIRYEIIKYVYSAEDTMNESNLNSNSKCLNKTFNVDEKYFKNKKKLFEFLEAFDIINKKLKETGNSKKNEYCNYLQSIFSLYYVMKQESTCNNSSIYKEEIDKFGITINDEVFSLIKEKCPGSNIEFLYTTNRDKEISNRQEPGVSRLENNDTHFTKEMVNIPKIL